In a single window of the Acinetobacter tibetensis genome:
- the greB gene encoding transcription elongation factor GreB, with protein sequence MKSNLITRSGHDKLVAELQHLWREERPEITKKVNWAASLGDRSENADYQYNKQILRKIDRRVRYLGKRLEELRIVDFAPEQEGKVFFGAWVEIENEQGEQKQLRIVGVDEIYDHHPQHISIDSPMARALLSKQVDDEIEVITPSGKKTWYINAIRYEKPEITL encoded by the coding sequence ATGAAATCTAACTTAATTACACGTTCTGGACACGATAAATTGGTGGCCGAATTGCAGCATTTATGGCGTGAAGAACGCCCAGAAATTACCAAAAAAGTGAATTGGGCGGCTAGCCTTGGTGATCGAAGTGAAAATGCGGATTACCAGTACAATAAACAAATTTTAAGAAAGATTGACCGTCGGGTACGTTACCTTGGAAAGCGTTTAGAAGAGTTAAGAATTGTTGATTTTGCTCCAGAGCAAGAGGGCAAAGTTTTTTTTGGAGCATGGGTCGAAATTGAGAACGAACAAGGCGAGCAAAAACAACTGCGCATTGTTGGTGTAGATGAAATTTATGATCATCATCCACAGCATATTTCCATAGATTCACCGATGGCACGGGCATTACTGTCGAAACAAGTAGATGATGAAATTGAAGTAATCACACCATCTGGGAAAAAGACTTGGTATATCAATGCAATCCGCTATGAAAAGCCAGAAATTACCCTTTAA
- a CDS encoding hydrolase has translation MNKSLLEQLSPTNCQIIFIDQQPQMAFGVQSIDRQTLKNNVVGLAKAAKVFDIPTTITTVETESFSGHTYPELLDVFPNAPLLERTSMNSWDDQKVRDALAKNGRKKVIVSGLWTEVCNITFSFGAMLEGDYEIYMVADASGGTSKEAHDYAMQRMIQAGVIPVTWQQVLLEWQRDWAKRETYDAVMDIVREHSGAYGMGVDYAYTMVHKATERTKNQHEVLAPVPAK, from the coding sequence ATGAATAAGTCACTTTTAGAACAGCTTTCTCCAACCAATTGTCAAATTATTTTTATTGATCAGCAACCTCAAATGGCATTTGGTGTACAGTCAATTGACCGTCAAACTTTAAAAAATAATGTTGTTGGTTTAGCAAAAGCTGCAAAAGTTTTTGATATTCCAACAACGATTACAACAGTAGAGACAGAGAGTTTTTCTGGACATACATACCCTGAATTACTTGATGTTTTCCCAAATGCTCCACTTTTAGAGCGTACATCAATGAACTCTTGGGATGATCAGAAAGTACGTGATGCACTAGCAAAAAATGGTCGTAAAAAAGTAATTGTTTCTGGTCTTTGGACTGAAGTTTGTAATATCACTTTCTCTTTTGGCGCAATGCTAGAAGGCGATTATGAAATTTATATGGTAGCTGATGCCTCAGGTGGTACGTCAAAAGAAGCACATGATTATGCTATGCAACGGATGATTCAGGCTGGTGTTATTCCTGTGACTTGGCAACAGGTTTTACTTGAATGGCAACGTGATTGGGCCAAACGTGAGACTTACGACGCAGTGATGGATATCGTGCGAGAACACTCTGGTGCATATGGCATGGGGGTAGATTATGCGTATACCATGGTGCATAAAGCTACAGAAAGAACAAAAAATCAACATGAAGTATTAGCGCCAGTCCCAGCTAAATAA
- the htpX gene encoding protease HtpX: protein MMRIGLFLLTNLAVLVVAGIILSLFGVGSYHGAGGLNLGNLLVVCFVFGMVGSLVSLFMSKWMAKKTTGTELIDPNAPRSQAEVWLLQTVAELSQRAGINMPEVGIFPSYQSNAFATGWNKNDALVAVSTGLLERMNKDELRAVLAHEIGHVANGDMVTLALIQGVVNAFVMFFARVVGDFIDRNVFGREDGEAPGLAYFAITIVLDIVFGILASAIVMWFSRYREFRADEAGARLAGKQAMISALLRLQAESELPDQMPKEMKAFSITEGKEQGFSLAALFQTHPSIEQRVAALQQLDCA, encoded by the coding sequence ATGATGCGGATTGGTTTGTTCTTGCTAACCAACCTCGCGGTACTGGTTGTAGCTGGCATTATTTTGTCACTCTTCGGTGTCGGTAGTTATCATGGCGCGGGTGGCTTGAATCTAGGCAACCTTTTAGTCGTCTGTTTCGTGTTTGGTATGGTTGGCTCTTTAGTGTCTCTGTTCATGTCGAAATGGATGGCGAAAAAAACAACTGGCACTGAACTTATTGACCCTAATGCTCCACGTAGCCAAGCAGAGGTTTGGTTGCTACAAACAGTTGCGGAATTGTCTCAGCGTGCTGGTATTAACATGCCAGAAGTGGGTATTTTCCCATCTTACCAATCAAATGCATTTGCAACAGGTTGGAATAAAAATGATGCGCTCGTAGCCGTTTCTACGGGCTTACTTGAGCGTATGAATAAAGATGAATTGCGTGCTGTACTTGCCCATGAAATTGGTCACGTTGCCAATGGTGATATGGTGACACTGGCATTGATCCAAGGTGTCGTTAACGCCTTTGTCATGTTCTTTGCACGTGTTGTGGGTGATTTCATTGACCGCAATGTATTCGGTCGTGAAGACGGAGAAGCTCCAGGATTGGCTTACTTCGCTATTACTATTGTCTTAGACATCGTATTTGGTATTTTGGCGTCTGCCATCGTGATGTGGTTTTCACGCTATCGTGAATTCCGTGCGGATGAAGCGGGTGCACGTCTTGCAGGCAAACAAGCCATGATTTCTGCCTTATTACGTTTACAAGCAGAATCAGAACTTCCTGACCAAATGCCAAAAGAAATGAAAGCTTTCTCAATTACGGAAGGTAAAGAACAAGGGTTCAGCTTAGCTGCCTTATTCCAAACTCACCCATCGATTGAACAACGTGTAGCAGCCTTACAACAATTAGACTGCGCATAA
- the ttcA gene encoding tRNA 2-thiocytidine(32) synthetase TtcA: MYSPVESEQGFNFKPELPTSSAYYRLLKKLRRQVGHAIRDFKMIEDGDKVMVCISGGKDSYTLLDILLQFKRIAPINFDVVAVNLDQKQPGFPEDVLPRYLEENNIPYYILEKDTYSITKRLTPEGKTYCAVCSRLRRGSLYGFAQEIGATKVALGHHRDDILATFFLNLFHGGSLKAMPPKLLSTDKKNILIRPLAYVEEKDIIKYAEMRQFPIIPCNLCGSQENLQRAMLNDMLRTWDKEHPKRLHSIFGALQNVSPSQLADRELFDFEVLDSQREFDFKGESCSTEAEPENKRINMVNLGFAVE; this comes from the coding sequence ATGTACTCGCCAGTTGAGTCCGAACAAGGGTTTAATTTCAAGCCAGAACTCCCAACCAGCTCTGCCTACTATCGTTTGTTAAAAAAGCTTCGCCGCCAAGTGGGGCATGCTATTCGTGATTTTAAAATGATCGAAGACGGCGATAAGGTCATGGTCTGTATTTCTGGCGGTAAAGACAGTTATACCTTGCTGGACATCTTATTGCAGTTTAAACGTATTGCACCGATTAACTTTGACGTGGTTGCGGTAAACCTTGACCAAAAGCAACCGGGTTTCCCTGAAGATGTATTACCGCGTTATTTAGAAGAAAATAACATTCCCTACTATATTTTGGAAAAAGACACTTACAGCATTACGAAGCGTTTAACTCCAGAAGGGAAAACCTATTGTGCGGTGTGTTCGCGTTTACGTCGTGGTTCGTTATATGGCTTTGCACAAGAGATTGGTGCAACCAAAGTGGCACTCGGACATCACCGTGATGATATTTTAGCGACCTTCTTCCTGAACTTGTTCCATGGCGGTAGCTTAAAAGCCATGCCACCAAAATTGTTGTCTACAGATAAAAAGAACATTTTGATTCGTCCACTGGCCTATGTGGAAGAGAAAGATATTATTAAATATGCAGAAATGCGTCAGTTCCCAATTATCCCATGTAACTTATGTGGTTCGCAGGAGAACCTGCAACGTGCTATGTTAAATGACATGTTGCGTACATGGGACAAAGAGCATCCGAAGCGTTTACACAGCATTTTTGGTGCGTTACAGAACGTTTCACCATCCCAATTGGCCGATCGTGAACTGTTTGATTTTGAAGTGCTCGATTCACAACGTGAGTTCGACTTTAAAGGCGAAAGTTGTTCGACTGAAGCTGAACCTGAGAACAAACGTATTAATATGGTGAATCTTGGCTTTGCTGTTGAATAA
- a CDS encoding transglycosylase SLT domain-containing protein has product MHSSSSSGSRLSLNSLTFSLPLKALALTAALIPFHTINASKAYQYDAVVNNNKLTVVGVENPSTVFKDGQYLHGFGYDLARNYADSMNVELVFTTVPDDATALKLVDQGKANFAITTSSIQKIESKKLTSFSATCGDLYSLQKNGLNTQLNWVFKHADDPLTQTASGFVCQSKQTGSISQLASFYNRNVVQAESWDSIERDLTKRMPIYKASFQRTAEKYDLDWHFLAAIGYQESYLKPDSISPTGVRGIMMLTNSTAKAMGVSNRTDPAQSIQGGAKYYDLMLSKFEEVPYPDRNWYALVAYNMGPGAVDQIQKRISAQGKDPDNWVNLYSYLDSHKAQNGRYRQAVQYVTRIRSYLEYIKNTPQLVNI; this is encoded by the coding sequence ATGCACAGTAGTTCATCTTCTGGGTCGAGGCTTAGCCTTAACTCATTAACTTTCTCTCTCCCTTTAAAAGCCTTAGCACTCACCGCCGCCTTAATTCCTTTTCATACGATTAACGCGAGCAAGGCTTACCAATATGACGCTGTTGTTAATAACAACAAACTCACAGTGGTTGGTGTAGAAAATCCATCGACTGTTTTTAAAGATGGGCAGTATTTACATGGCTTTGGTTATGACCTTGCACGTAATTATGCTGACAGTATGAATGTTGAACTGGTGTTTACCACCGTTCCTGATGATGCCACGGCATTAAAATTGGTTGATCAAGGTAAAGCAAACTTTGCCATTACCACCTCAAGCATTCAAAAAATTGAAAGTAAAAAACTAACTTCGTTTTCAGCCACCTGTGGTGACTTATATAGCCTACAGAAAAATGGCTTAAATACTCAATTGAATTGGGTATTTAAACATGCTGATGACCCCTTGACTCAAACAGCCAGTGGCTTTGTTTGTCAAAGTAAGCAAACGGGTTCAATTAGCCAATTGGCTTCTTTTTATAATCGCAATGTTGTACAGGCCGAGTCATGGGATTCTATTGAACGTGATCTCACCAAACGTATGCCGATTTATAAAGCCAGTTTCCAGCGCACTGCTGAGAAATACGACCTCGATTGGCATTTCTTAGCGGCTATTGGCTATCAAGAATCGTACTTAAAACCCGATTCAATTTCGCCCACAGGTGTGCGCGGCATTATGATGCTGACCAACAGCACAGCCAAAGCGATGGGTGTGAGTAATCGTACCGATCCTGCGCAAAGTATTCAGGGGGGTGCAAAGTACTACGACCTGATGCTGAGCAAGTTTGAGGAAGTTCCTTATCCAGATCGTAACTGGTATGCATTGGTTGCCTATAACATGGGACCAGGAGCCGTAGATCAGATTCAGAAGCGTATCAGTGCTCAAGGCAAAGATCCAGATAACTGGGTAAACCTATATAGTTATTTAGATAGTCATAAAGCACAAAATGGTCGCTATCGCCAAGCAGTACAATATGTCACGCGTATTCGTTCTTACTTGGAATACATCAAAAATACGCCTCAATTGGTGAATATATAA
- a CDS encoding DUF4112 domain-containing protein, translating to MPEQQRATKKTPQEVIRLERDLAKYANLMDSLIRIPFTKQGVGADAALGTIPVAGDVAGFALTCYAVYKAKQIGVPQHKLNVVYKLAAIDLVVGFIPIAGTLFDIFIRPSRKALDVVHEHIREEYQIRDTMHVEHPYLHEKLEQKQQHSAFWRQPVIAWLWLHIPDLIGLVVIFLLLVASWYGFTAVWSWYQNWS from the coding sequence ATGCCTGAACAGCAGCGAGCTACAAAAAAAACACCGCAAGAAGTCATTCGTTTAGAGCGTGATTTAGCGAAATATGCCAATCTTATGGATTCACTGATTCGAATTCCTTTTACCAAGCAAGGTGTGGGGGCAGATGCCGCTTTAGGCACCATTCCTGTGGCAGGAGATGTCGCAGGTTTTGCATTAACCTGTTATGCGGTGTATAAGGCCAAGCAAATTGGCGTACCACAACATAAATTAAATGTAGTGTATAAACTGGCGGCAATAGACTTAGTGGTCGGATTTATTCCAATAGCAGGAACCTTATTTGATATTTTTATTCGTCCAAGCCGTAAAGCACTCGATGTCGTACATGAGCATATTCGGGAAGAATATCAGATCCGCGATACGATGCATGTCGAACATCCGTATTTACATGAAAAGTTAGAACAGAAGCAGCAGCATTCAGCCTTTTGGCGCCAGCCAGTCATTGCATGGTTATGGCTACATATTCCAGATTTGATTGGTTTGGTGGTGATTTTTTTGCTGCTTGTTGCCTCTTGGTATGGCTTTACTGCCGTATGGTCTTGGTATCAAAACTGGTCTTAA
- a CDS encoding lytic transglycosylase domain-containing protein, with protein MTYAGQIYIYKDSNGGTLLTNRKSSDKSLTKVKATYYPDSNIHSYSNWGNSESSVLPSYSRNRNAFDAMIRQAAQTHGISEGLIKAVMHTESGFNVNARSPVGAQGLMQLMPATARRFNVSNAYDPQQNINAGAKYLAWLMKRFNGNTSLALAGYNAGEGNVQKYGGIPPFKETQDYVRRVSSRYSNLYSGGLISNGSNSGKIVAQSVNYSAKQNNAQSAQAESIPNPSSRSGQREIIIAADGSYTDTPRAGSYSTEHASASARIY; from the coding sequence ATGACTTACGCTGGGCAAATTTATATCTATAAAGATAGTAACGGTGGCACGCTGCTTACTAATCGTAAAAGTTCAGATAAATCTTTAACTAAAGTCAAAGCCACATATTATCCTGACAGTAATATTCATAGTTATAGTAACTGGGGTAATTCAGAATCTTCGGTTTTGCCCAGTTACAGCCGCAATCGCAACGCATTTGATGCCATGATTCGCCAAGCTGCCCAAACCCATGGGATTTCGGAAGGTTTAATTAAAGCCGTGATGCATACTGAATCTGGCTTTAACGTCAATGCACGTTCTCCAGTGGGTGCACAAGGATTAATGCAACTGATGCCTGCAACCGCACGTCGCTTCAATGTCTCGAATGCATACGACCCGCAACAAAACATTAACGCCGGTGCGAAATACCTTGCGTGGTTGATGAAACGCTTTAATGGCAATACCAGCCTTGCCCTTGCAGGCTATAATGCTGGCGAAGGCAATGTGCAAAAGTACGGTGGCATCCCCCCATTTAAAGAAACCCAAGACTATGTACGCCGTGTGAGCAGTCGTTATAGCAATCTGTATTCAGGTGGTCTGATCAGCAATGGTAGCAACTCAGGGAAAATCGTTGCCCAATCTGTAAATTACAGTGCGAAGCAAAACAATGCTCAATCTGCACAGGCAGAGTCCATCCCAAACCCATCGTCCAGAAGTGGGCAGCGTGAGATCATCATCGCAGCGGATGGTAGTTATACAGATACTCCAAGAGCAGGCTCATATTCGACAGAACATGCTTCGGCATCTGCACGAATCTATTAA
- a CDS encoding SCP2 sterol-binding domain-containing protein, which translates to MPAFLTDDWFSTVETLTAQAGDLNLPPALANLAINLVVTDTSGNTELALDGGKILKGLSSNAKTTLNMDADTLRKVFLEFDMAAAMQAFMTGKIKVQGDMSQLMALQTAKPSQEQKDLFKKVLELTA; encoded by the coding sequence ATGCCTGCCTTTTTAACTGATGATTGGTTTTCAACTGTAGAAACTTTGACTGCACAAGCAGGGGACTTAAATTTGCCACCTGCTTTGGCAAATTTAGCCATTAACTTGGTTGTGACAGATACGAGCGGTAATACCGAATTGGCATTAGATGGTGGCAAAATCTTAAAAGGTTTGTCTTCAAATGCCAAAACAACGCTCAATATGGATGCTGATACACTTCGTAAAGTATTCTTAGAGTTTGATATGGCTGCTGCGATGCAAGCATTCATGACAGGTAAAATCAAAGTTCAAGGTGATATGTCACAATTGATGGCGTTGCAAACCGCAAAACCAAGCCAAGAACAAAAGGATTTATTTAAGAAAGTACTTGAGCTTACAGCTTAA
- a CDS encoding LysR family transcriptional regulator — translation MDKLDCINTFISVVEHGNFSSASRNLGITRDQVAKRICYLETLFDSVLFIRNTRNMSLTHSGEKFYQHSKVIMSEFEWATSDFTYDQEFPGGVLRINAPLSFQQTYLSEIISNFMTLYPLIKIDLFLSDKVIDINEENYDISLRISQKNTNEPHVHLFSIHHKYFYATKNYFKNHGKPKTLEELKQHNLLLYSQTKLNNKIILTKNKKEESFYCTPQLICNSGSFLLELCKRNQGIIYLPSFLVEKEEILDNISRCLEDYHSPPLHFYAITSSKKRPPRTLKLFLDHLKKFLPNTSSIST, via the coding sequence ATGGATAAATTAGACTGTATAAATACTTTTATTAGTGTCGTTGAACATGGAAATTTCAGCAGTGCTTCACGTAATTTAGGTATCACTAGAGATCAAGTTGCAAAAAGAATTTGTTATTTAGAAACTCTTTTTGATAGTGTTTTATTTATTCGGAACACTCGAAACATGAGTTTGACCCATTCAGGAGAAAAATTTTACCAGCACTCTAAAGTAATCATGAGTGAATTTGAATGGGCTACTAGTGATTTTACTTATGATCAGGAGTTTCCAGGAGGCGTATTAAGAATCAATGCCCCTCTTTCATTTCAACAAACTTATCTTTCAGAAATTATTTCAAACTTTATGACCCTTTATCCTCTTATTAAAATTGATTTATTTCTTTCGGATAAAGTTATAGATATTAATGAAGAAAACTATGATATTTCCCTAAGAATAAGTCAAAAAAATACGAATGAACCTCATGTCCATTTATTTAGCATCCATCACAAATACTTTTATGCAACTAAGAATTATTTTAAAAATCATGGCAAACCAAAAACATTAGAAGAGTTAAAGCAACACAATCTTTTATTATATTCACAAACCAAATTAAACAATAAAATTATTCTTACAAAGAATAAAAAAGAGGAATCATTTTATTGTACACCACAGTTAATATGTAATAGTGGTAGCTTTCTTCTAGAATTATGTAAAAGAAATCAAGGCATTATTTATCTACCTAGTTTTTTAGTAGAAAAAGAAGAAATATTAGATAATATTTCTCGTTGTTTAGAAGATTATCATTCGCCTCCTCTTCACTTTTATGCAATCACTTCATCTAAGAAAAGACCACCAAGGACATTAAAACTATTTTTAGATCACCTAAAAAAATTTTTACCGAACACTTCTTCTATATCCACTTAA